A region of the Myxococcus stipitatus DSM 14675 genome:
CTCCACAACAGGCCATGGCTGAAGAGGATGGGCTCGCCCGGACCTTCGGAGTCCTCGTAGTGCAGCTCGGTACCATTCACGGACAACATCGGCATGGCGGCTCCCCTCCCACGTCTCGCAGGATAGGCCACCTCGTGACGCGGCATGACAACAGTCGTGACACAGCGCGCGAGCTGTCGACTCGCGGACGCCCGCCAACGAAGGTGCGCTCCGGGGCTACCAGAGTCCTTGTGCTTGGAGCAGCGCGCCCAGCTGCCCGGGCGTCGCGGTGCTGGCGGTGAACAGGCGCTCGGCGGCCTCGGGGGAGGGGTCCTCCCAGATGAGCACCCCGGAGCCCTCATCCCGCCGGCACCACACCAGGCTGTCGCGCACGTGCTGGGGGGAGGTGAAGGTGAGCAGGTCCAACAGGACGGGGCTCTGGCTGGTGAGGAAGCTCTGCCGCGCGCCCAGCGGCTCCAAAGTGGCCCGCACCAGCCGGGGGTGCAGTGAGTGCGCCACCTCGTCGGCGACGACCACCGCGCGAGCCCGGGACAGGTAGTGCTGGAGCGCGAGCACGCGCTTCTGTCCGTGGCCCAGCTGGCGCGCGGAGACCCGCGTCCCATCCGAGCCCACGAAGTCCAGCTCCAGGCCCCCCAGCGTCTGCGACTCGTACTTCCCCTCGAGCGGCGCCTCCACGGGGACCAGGCTGGCCTCCGCGGCGCTGAAGCCCAACAGCCGCGCGGTGTCGCGCAGGAAGGGGATGGAGTCGGAGGGGACGACGTAGCGCGGGCCGCCCCACTGCGAGGCCGCCAGCCGCCGCAGCCCATCCAGCAGCGCCTCCGAGGCCAGCCCCGTGCCCGTGGCGAGCACGCCCTCCGCGCGCCGCGAGAGCCGCAGCTCCACCTGATACAGCTGCTCGAAGTACGCCAGCCCCTCGTCGAAGCGGCTCAGGCCGGCCAGCGCGGACACCTCGCGGGCCATGGCGAGCAGCGGCTCGACGGTGGCGGTGCCCTCGCCCGTCTTCTCCACCCAGGCGATACCTCCCGACATGAGCACCAGCCACAGGCGCCCCGCGACCTCCGGGGCGATGCGCTCCTGCACCACCAGCGACGCATCATCCTGACGGGAGACGGTGACCTGGAGTCCCTCCCGCCGGATGACCAGCGGCCAGGCCATGTCGCGCGGCGCGACGACGATGTCCATGGAGAGCCCGGTGCCCGGCACGTTGCGCACCCGCACCGTGATGCGTCCCGTGTCCGCCGCCAGCGCGTACTCCAAATCCAACGGCTCCTCGGCCAGCGAGGTGAAGTCGGAGCTGGCCACCGCCGCGACCAGGTCCAACAGCAGCGTCTTCCCCGTGCCGTTGAAGCCGACGAGGACGTTGAAGGACGGGCTGAACGACAGCCGCGTCCCCGGCTTCACGGTGCGGAAGTGGTGAACCTGGAGCCATTGGAGCTTGAGCATCGCCATCAGCCTCCCCTCCTGGGTGCGCCAGGGTCAACCCCACTTGTGACATCTTCCGCCACAGAAAGTGAAGTCACACAAAACCCATTGTGAACACACGCAATAACAGCCAGGGTGCGATTGCAATCCCATCACGGAGGTTTCACATGCAACCGCACCGGGCCCCCGCCCCGTCGCAGGTGTATTCACTCGTCGTCCTCGCGCTCCTGGGCCTCGTCGCCTGGAGTCCCCTCGCCCAGGCCAAGGGCATCACGGGAATCATCGGCTTCGCGCACTTCGACTATCGCGACCCGCCCCCTGTGATTGAGCGGGTATGCAAGTACACGGCGAAATACTCGTGCTCGTGCAGGGTGGGCACCAACGTCTCCTTCAACATGATCAGCGGCTGCTCCAACGTGAGCGCGGCGGATGCGCTGGACCGAGCCCGCATCGCCTGCACCCAGCTCTGCATGAACGCGGAGCGGGACGGCGGCGGCTTCGGCGGCGGAGGCAACGTGCTCAGCCCCGTGCGGACGCCGGGCACGGGCGTGTCGCTCGAGGGCTCCGGCACCGTCCTGCCACAAGGCCGGGATGGATACGTGGGCTTCGTTCCCCGCACGGGTGAAGTCGTGGGCCCCCTGACGGAGAAGGAGAAGCTGGGGGAGTGGCTCGTCGAGCAGACCCAGGCGCCCTGGCTCTGGTTCGAGCCCGGCAACGAGGCCACGCCCTGGGAGGACCCGAAGGGTTCGGCGGCCTTCGTCCAAGCGTTCTGGAGCCAGGGAGGGGCGCCCCGGCCCCTGGGCCCCTGCGGCCACTCCGTCCAGCAGGCGTGCCCCCTCCAGGACGTGAAGCTGGGGGACAGCGTCCAGGCCTGCGCGAAGGATGAAGACGACGCGCGCCTCATCGCCGACTCGGCGTGCGCACCCCTCCGCTACAACGCCCTGAGACAGAAGCACCGGACGCTGGGCATCGCGGGGGACTCCGAGAGCACCCAGGCGCCCTCCGCCACCATCGTGGCCGTGGCGCCCATGCAGTTCATCGGCCTGCTCCCCTCCAGCGTGGAGCCCATCGGCCCCACGGAGGACTGGGGCAAGCTGGTGGACGAGCTCCTCGAGCGGACGCAGGGCACCACCGTGTGGCTCTCCGGCCCGCCCGCGTACTACAGCCCCAGGGAGTGAGCGGAACCCCGCCTCACGACTCAACCCAGGATGGCCGACATAAACGGTCATCCTGGTGAGCCACGCTTGTCACGACAGGGCGCGACGGGCAGCATCGAGGCACTCCCGACATGCGCCCCGTCCGCCCTGCCCTGCTCGCCCTGGTCTTCTTCGCACTGCTTGGCACGGCCGCGGGAGTCACCCTCGCGCTGCGCGGAAGGGGCGACGAGCCCCCACCGCCCGTGGCCTCCGCTCCGACGCCCAAGGCCCCGCCGACGCTCGCGAAGGAGAACGTCTCATCGCTCCGCGCCGCGCAGGTCGGCGCCAAGGCGTGCGGCGAGTGCCACGAGGACCAGCACGCGGGCTGGAGCAAGGACTGGCACGCGCGCGCCCTGTCTCC
Encoded here:
- a CDS encoding AAA family ATPase; this encodes MAMLKLQWLQVHHFRTVKPGTRLSFSPSFNVLVGFNGTGKTLLLDLVAAVASSDFTSLAEEPLDLEYALAADTGRITVRVRNVPGTGLSMDIVVAPRDMAWPLVIRREGLQVTVSRQDDASLVVQERIAPEVAGRLWLVLMSGGIAWVEKTGEGTATVEPLLAMAREVSALAGLSRFDEGLAYFEQLYQVELRLSRRAEGVLATGTGLASEALLDGLRRLAASQWGGPRYVVPSDSIPFLRDTARLLGFSAAEASLVPVEAPLEGKYESQTLGGLELDFVGSDGTRVSARQLGHGQKRVLALQHYLSRARAVVVADEVAHSLHPRLVRATLEPLGARQSFLTSQSPVLLDLLTFTSPQHVRDSLVWCRRDEGSGVLIWEDPSPEAAERLFTASTATPGQLGALLQAQGLW